The following nucleotide sequence is from Caldicellulosiruptor saccharolyticus DSM 8903.
TGCCTGCAATTTTAGTTGAATGCGGTTTTCTCAGCAGTCCAAAGGAAGAAGCAATGCTGAGAAATGATGACTTTCAGATCAAGATGGCAATGGCAATTGCAAATGGAGTAGCAGGCTATCAAAAAAATATTGATAAACCTTAAAAAATACTGTATTCTAATAATTAAAAAATAGAGCCAAAAAACGTACTTGGCTCTTTTTGTTTTTAAATTTTTTGCCGAAAGGGATGAAGATGTTGAACATAAAATGGTACACTGATTTTATTCGGATAAGCGGTGTGCATATTGATTTTGATGCAACATTCTTCAGTGGTCAGTGTTTTAGATGGAAGAAAATGGATGATTTTTACATAGGTGTTGTTGATGAAAAGATAATATTCATAAAGCCTCAGGATGAGGATACCTTTGATATTTACAATTGTTCACCTGATGAATTTAAAAAATCTTTTTACTGGTATTTTGATTTAGACAAGGACTATGATGAAATTTTAGAAAAGTTATCTGGTCACGATAGCATTTTGAAAGAAGCAGTTGAAAAATATAGGGGCATGAGACTTTTGAACCAAGAACCATTTGAATGTATGATTTCATTCATTATTTCTCAGAATAACAACATAAAGAGAATTCAGCTTTTGATAGAAAGACTTTGTCAAGCCTTTGGCAAGAAAATAACATATAAAGGTTTTGTTTCTTGGTCATTTCCCACACTCGAGAGTCTCTGGAGTAGTTCAATAGATGATTTAAAACTTCTTGGTCTTGGCTACAGAGCAGAGTATATAAAAGATGCTGTTGAAAAAGTAAAAAATGGACTTATTAATTTTGATGAGCTGACTGATTTGGAGGTACAAAAAGCAAAGCAGGTTTTAAAGACTATAAAAGGAATTGGTGATAAGGTTGCCGACTGTATTTTGCTGTATTCTCTACAAAAATACAATGTGTTTCCAATTGATGTGTGGGTAAAAAGAGTGCTCAAAGAGTATTATGGATTTAAAACAAAAGACCAAATAAGAGACTTTATAAACTCTTTTGGAGATTTAGCAGGCTATGCTCAGCTTTTTCTATTTCACTATATAAGAAATAACCACAAAAAATAGAAGAAAAATACAAAATAGTGGAGGATGCTTAGTATGATTCCTTATAAGCTGATAATCCTTAGCATTGCACCATCTTTGTTTATTGCACTTTATATATATGTAAGAGACAAATTTGAAAAGGAGCCGCTGCACCTTCTTTTAAAGACTTTT
It contains:
- a CDS encoding DNA-3-methyladenine glycosylase family protein, coding for MNIKWYTDFIRISGVHIDFDATFFSGQCFRWKKMDDFYIGVVDEKIIFIKPQDEDTFDIYNCSPDEFKKSFYWYFDLDKDYDEILEKLSGHDSILKEAVEKYRGMRLLNQEPFECMISFIISQNNNIKRIQLLIERLCQAFGKKITYKGFVSWSFPTLESLWSSSIDDLKLLGLGYRAEYIKDAVEKVKNGLINFDELTDLEVQKAKQVLKTIKGIGDKVADCILLYSLQKYNVFPIDVWVKRVLKEYYGFKTKDQIRDFINSFGDLAGYAQLFLFHYIRNNHKK